A single genomic interval of Astyanax mexicanus isolate ESR-SI-001 chromosome 4, AstMex3_surface, whole genome shotgun sequence harbors:
- the LOC125780392 gene encoding M-phase-specific PLK1-interacting protein has translation MQRPHFRHPSPGPGPRAGGFRSPPPGMERGGGGGGMLPSPPWAYQNPPPPFGPRYGAYGGSPNTPPRDFSAGRGGSNGKYSGGRSPGHTPRRPNNNNSGGGGGGGVRGGTPHRHSPYYHSTGQHGGSFQGSPRTSTPFGRERGGNDTDKYYKPSMLQDPWANLQPISVTDSQSKSSTQQATNTGRQGRYYGSNLN, from the exons ATGCAGAGGCCACATTTTCGGCACCCTTCCCCCGGACCGGGCCCGAGAGCGGGCGGGTTTCGCAGTCCTCCGCCGGGTATGGAGAGGGGAGGCGGCGGTGGCGGTATGCTCCCCTCACCGCCCTGGGCTTACCAGAACCCCCCGcctccgttcgggccgagatacGGAGCATACGGCGGGTCTCCGAACACCCCGCCCAGGGACTTTAGTGCGGGCAGAGGCGGCAGTAACGGCAAATACAGCGGCGGGAGATCACCCGGTCACACGCCGCGCAGGCCGAACAACAACAACAGCGGCGGCGGGGGTGGTGGCGGTGTCCGCGGTGGTACTCCACACCGACACTCGCCTTATTACCACAGCACGGGGCAACACGGCGGGTCTTTTCAG GGTTCACCGCGGACATCCACACCATTTGGCAGGGAGAGAGGGGGAAATGATACGGACAAGTATTACAAACCGTCTATGCTTCAAGATCCATGGGCTAACCTCCAACCTATCTCAGTCACAGACTCCCAGTCCAAATCCAGCACCCAGCAAGCCACAAACACAGGCAGGCAAGGGAGGTACTACGGCTCAAACTTGAACTGA
- the ralab gene encoding v-ral simian leukemia viral oncogene homolog Ab (ras related) codes for MAANKPKGQSSLALHKVIMVGSGGVGKSALTLQFMYDEFVEDYEPTKADSYRKKVVLDGEEVQIDILDTAGQEDYAAIRDNYFRSGEGFLCVFSITESESFAATADFREQILRVKEDENVPFLLVGNKSDLEDRRQVGMEEAKSRANQWEVSYVETSAKTRANVDKVFFDLMRQIRARKMEDGKEKNGKNKRKSLVKRIRERCCIL; via the exons atggcagcCAACAAACCCAAGGGACAGAGCTCTCTGGCCCTGCACAAAGTGATTATGGTGGGCAGTGGTGGAGTGGGCAAATCTGCACTAACTCTACAATTCATGTATGATGAG TTTGTGGAGGACTACGAGCCCACCAAAGCTGACAGCTACAGAAAAAAAGTGGTTCTGGATGGAGAGGAAGTCCAGATTGACATACTGGACACGGCTGGTCAGGAAGACTATGCAGCAATTCGAGACAACTACTTCAGAAGTGGAGAAGGATTTCTCTGTGTGTTCTCAATTACAGAATCAGAGTCTTTCGCTGCAACAGCTGACTTCAG AGAGCAGATTCTCAGGGTTAAGGAGGATGAGAATGTGCCCTTCCTGCTGGTTGGAAATAAGTCAGATTTGGAAGACCGGCGACAGGTGGGAATGGAGGAGGCAAAGTCCCGAGCCAATCAGTGGGAAGTCAGTTACGTGGAGACCTCTGCCAAAACCCGTGCCAATGTAGACAAG GTGTTTTTTGACCTCATGCGACAAATCAGGGCAAGAAAAATGGAAGATGGCAAAGAGAAGAATGGGAAAAACAAGAGGAAGAGTTTGGTGAAAAGGATTCGAGAGAGATGTTGCATTTTATAA
- the c4h7orf25 gene encoding UPF0415 protein C7orf25 homolog yields MAASPMLKEQIKAAKELLERVDLLCNRQAREVEGRAKLCSKLRAELKFLEKVEAGKVVIKESHLQSTNLTHLRAIVESAESIENVVSVLHVFAYEGPDGQKQTLVVDVVANGGHTWVKSIGRKAEALHNIWQGRGQYGDKSVINQAEDFLEASRQQPVQYCNPHIIFAFYNGVSSPMADRLREMGISVRGDIVAVNTVVGVGEDDEQEEDDEEEGEDDCSGEEEQEAVNEAVEEDEGSDDEDADFMQTRVDRDTIVASLSFPTEVKVDVCNRANLDITTLITYVSSLSHGNCHYTFREKVLTEQAAQERQEKVLPKLEEFMKGKELFACHSAVHDFQVILDTLGGPGEKARAEELLARLTIVPDQPSERTGKLVTSSKVNRRSLMIFGTGDSLRAVTMTANSGFVRAAANQGVRYSVFIHQPRALTEGKEWRATPI; encoded by the coding sequence ATGGCTGCCAGTCCAATGCTCAAAGAACAGATCAAAGCAGCCAAGGAGTTGCTAGAACGGGTGGACCTGCTGTGCAACCGTCAGGCCCGGGAGGTGGAAGGACGAGCCAAATTGTGCAGCAAACTTCGTGCTGAGCTTAAGTTCTTAGAGAAAGTAGAAGCCGGGAAAGTCGTAATTAAAGAGTCTCACCTGCAGAGCACCAACCTCACACACTTGAGAGCTATCGTTGAATCAGCTGAGAGCATAGAGAATGTTGTCAGTGTTTTGCATGTGTTCGCTTACGAGGGTCCTGATGGGCAGAAGCAGACATTAGTGGTGGATGTGGTGGCCAATGGTGGACACACTTGGGTTAAGTCCATTGGACGCAAGGCGGAGGCCTTGCACAACATCTGGCAGGGCCGTGGTCAGTATGGGGATAAAAGCGTGATCAATCAGGCTGAAGACTTTCTGGAGGCCAGCCGACAACAGCCTGTTCAATACTGCAACCCCCATATCATCTTTGCCTTCTACAATGGTGTGTCTAGCCCCATGGCTGACAGGCTCAGGGAGATGGGCATCTCTGTGAGAGGTGACATTGTTGCTGTGAACACTGTGGTTGGAGTGGGAGAGGATGATGAACAAGAAGAGGATGATGAGGAAGAAGGTGAGGATGATTGTTCAGGGGAAGAGGAGCAGGAGGCAGTGAATGAGGCTGTAGAAGAAGACGAGGGCAGTGATGACGAAGATGCAGACTTCATGCAAACCCGTGTGGACAGAGATACTATCGTGGCCAGCTTGTCGTTCCCCACCGAAGTAAAGGTGGACGTCTGCAACCGAGCCAACCTAGACATCACCACACTAATCACTTACGTGTCCTCTCTAAGCCATGGGAACTGCCACTACACCTTTAGGGAGAAGGTGCTGACGGAGCAGGCTGCACAGGAAAGGCAGGAGAAGGTCCTGCCCAAGCTTGAAGAGTTTATGAAAGGCAAGGAGCTGTTTGCCTGTCATTCTGCAGTTCATGACTTTCAAGTTATCCTGGACACGCTAGGTGGGCCTGGAGAAAAAGCGCGTGCAGAGGAGCTTCTAGCCAGGCTGACCATAGTGCCTGACCAGCCCTCAGAACGCACAGGAAAACTGGTCACCAGCTCCAAGGTGAACCGCAGGTCACTTATGATCTTCGGGACAGGGGACTCACTGCGAGCCGTCACTATGACTGCCAACAGTGGTTTTGTGCGTGCAGCTGCTAACCAGGGGGTGCGCTACAGTGTATTTATCCATCAACCCCGAGCTCTGACGGAGGGAAAGGAATGGAGAGCAACGCCAATATGA